In a genomic window of Acidilobus saccharovorans 345-15:
- a CDS encoding dipeptidase, with translation MDLHEDIGYWYSRGYDFVSGQGPASLDKLSKLGDVAVVAMIFPAVGRGRYDLTLNVLLNQLKYFLSLELEGKVRIVRRASDLDQPGVKLIIGLEGTDALSDAYDLLWLFNAGLRVIAPTWNYNTKFASSCTSKKDYGLTDQGEELVKLANELGVIIDVSHSSRQTTLDVTSLSRKPVIATHSNVMALKQHYRNLDDAEIEGIVKTGGVIGVTSIPGTLPSDDINGIATVASYIGERFGWDYVALGTDFLGLDKYPQGFSDLSNIDDLASRLGSHAEAVLWGNALRVFRQALPQ, from the coding sequence ATTGACCTACATGAGGACATAGGGTACTGGTACTCCAGGGGCTATGACTTCGTGTCGGGGCAAGGTCCCGCGAGCCTTGATAAGCTGTCAAAGTTAGGCGACGTTGCAGTAGTGGCCATGATATTCCCCGCGGTCGGCAGGGGAAGGTATGACTTAACGCTTAACGTGCTGCTCAACCAGCTTAAGTACTTCCTAAGCCTTGAGCTCGAGGGCAAGGTAAGAATAGTGAGGAGGGCCAGCGACCTGGATCAGCCTGGGGTGAAGCTAATAATAGGGCTCGAGGGCACGGATGCCCTAAGCGACGCTTATGATTTGCTCTGGCTCTTTAACGCTGGCCTCAGGGTAATAGCTCCAACTTGGAACTATAACACCAAGTTCGCGTCCTCCTGCACCTCAAAGAAGGACTACGGCCTCACAGACCAGGGCGAGGAGCTGGTAAAGCTTGCCAACGAGCTTGGAGTGATAATAGACGTGTCGCACTCGTCCAGGCAGACGACCCTTGACGTGACGTCACTAAGCAGGAAGCCCGTCATAGCCACCCACAGCAACGTGATGGCACTTAAGCAGCACTACAGGAACCTCGACGACGCGGAGATAGAAGGCATAGTAAAGACCGGGGGCGTGATTGGCGTGACCAGCATACCGGGCACGCTGCCATCCGACGACATAAATGGAATAGCCACAGTGGCCAGCTACATCGGCGAGAGGTTTGGGTGGGACTACGTGGCCCTGGGCACGGACTTCCTAGGCCTTGACAAGTACCCGCAGGGGTTCTCAGACCTCTCCAACATTGATGACCTGGCTTCAAGGCTTGGCAGCCACGCAGAGGCCGTCCTGTGGGGCAACGCGCTGCGCGTCTTCAGACAGGCGCTGCCGCAGTAG
- a CDS encoding DUF424 domain-containing protein has translation MGSKLVYNIIRSESGTVLAVADAELLNRRFTREDGAVLEVNEEFFGDKVGDENDVLRHFDEADMIVLVGKRSVELAARLGLVAPGSEIVVGGVPYVQIFKSLMLG, from the coding sequence ATGGGAAGCAAGCTGGTCTACAACATAATAAGGTCCGAGTCTGGCACGGTGTTAGCAGTAGCTGACGCCGAGCTACTAAATAGGAGGTTCACAAGGGAGGACGGGGCGGTGCTTGAAGTTAACGAGGAGTTCTTCGGAGATAAGGTTGGCGATGAGAACGACGTGCTGAGGCACTTTGACGAAGCCGACATGATAGTGCTCGTCGGCAAGAGGTCGGTGGAGCTTGCAGCGAGGCTCGGCCTTGTAGCCCCAGGCTCTGAGATAGTGGTGGGTGGAGTACCTTACGTGCAGATATTCAAGTCGCTCATGTTGGGCTGA
- a CDS encoding electron transfer flavoprotein subunit beta/FixA family protein has protein sequence MGDIVVLLKPALNPEMIRGTPEGSVDFDYMPLKLSDIDRNAVEEAVRIRDQYLKGSKIYSISVATWGPVAKRDKDIKMAVQEGLAKGVDEAYIVEDDLITPGDQVTTASAIVAVLRKFNIKPDIILAGEATIDGFSGQVAGRVAAKLDLPYVSFARKIDIKGNTLVAERDVEDYVEVVEAPLPAVVSVTREINSPRPPTLIQIRMASRKPQHVVKLSDLSDVVTPKKKLSAARVLAVKRKQVMIEGKTLEETADKLIDALVSEGVIKA, from the coding sequence GTGGGAGACATAGTGGTGTTGCTGAAGCCGGCCCTCAACCCGGAGATGATAAGGGGGACCCCCGAGGGCTCCGTGGACTTTGACTACATGCCCCTGAAGCTCTCCGACATAGACAGGAACGCGGTGGAGGAGGCGGTAAGGATCAGGGACCAGTACCTCAAGGGCTCAAAGATTTACTCCATAAGCGTAGCTACATGGGGGCCCGTGGCTAAGAGGGACAAGGACATAAAGATGGCCGTTCAGGAGGGCCTGGCAAAGGGTGTGGACGAGGCCTACATAGTTGAGGATGACTTAATAACCCCTGGAGACCAGGTGACCACAGCTTCCGCTATAGTGGCTGTGCTCAGGAAGTTCAACATAAAGCCGGATATAATACTGGCCGGCGAGGCCACCATTGATGGGTTCTCGGGCCAGGTGGCGGGCAGGGTCGCCGCGAAGCTCGACCTGCCCTACGTTAGCTTCGCGAGAAAAATAGATATCAAAGGCAACACCCTGGTGGCCGAGAGAGACGTGGAGGACTACGTGGAGGTTGTAGAGGCCCCGCTTCCCGCAGTTGTGAGCGTCACCAGGGAGATAAACTCTCCAAGGCCTCCAACACTGATACAGATAAGGATGGCCTCAAGGAAGCCGCAGCACGTGGTCAAGTTAAGCGACCTAAGCGACGTGGTGACACCAAAGAAGAAGCTCTCAGCTGCCAGGGTGCTTGCGGTCAAGAGGAAGCAGGTAATGATAGAGGGCAAGACCCTTGAGGAGACTGCCGACAAGCTGATAGATGCCCTGGTTTCCGAGGGCGTGATAAAGGCGTGA